The Roseomonas haemaphysalidis genome segment ATCGACATGCACGCCAACCGCTGGGGCGAGGTGGTGCGGACGAGCGCCGAATACTTCCGCATGCTGCGCGAAACGGTGGACAGCCGCTACGACATCGCCTTCGACGCGCACGCGAAGATCTTCGAGCCGCGCCAGGCGGCGCAGCTGGGCAACGCCCTGGCGCCCTATGATCCGTTGTTCTTCGAGGAGCCGATCCGCCCGGAGAACTTCGATGCCTGGGGGCAACTGCACAGCGAGCTGCATTGCACCCTGGCCACCGGGGAATCCTATTTCAGCCGGCATGAGTTTTTGCGGCTGTTGCAGGTGCGTGGCTGCGACATCGTGCAGCCGGACGTCTGCGTGGTCGGCGGCATCAGCGAGATGCGGCGCATCGCCACGCTGGCCGAGGCGCATTTCGTGTCCATCGCGCCGCACAACCCGATGGGCCCCCTGGCCACAGCCGTGAATCTGCATTTCAGCGCCGCCTGCACGAACTTCCGGATCCTCGAATACCGGTTGCCCAACGGCGCCAACTACGTGTTCGAGGGCGGCGGCTCCGCCGCGCCGATCAAGACGCCGCAGGGCGAGGCCCGCTACGTGCTGGACCCCTACCTGCCGAAGGCTGGCTACCTCGAGCTGCGGCCGGACCGGCCCGGCTGGGGGGTCGAGATCGACGAGGATTGGTTAAAGACGGACCGCTACATTCATTGGGAGCGGAAGGTTACCACCAAGCCCGATGGTTCGACCGCCTATGTCTGACCAGGGCGATGTGCCGGCCCTGCTGTATGTCGCGATCGGCCCCCGGCTGGTGCCCCATGTGGCGGATGCGGCGGCGATGGTGCTGGAAGCCCTGCCCGGCGTGTCGCTGCCGGCGGCGGTGCAATACGCGTGGTTTCATCCGCGATTGCCGCTGCTGTACGCGGCCTACAGCAACCGTGCCGTGCCCGGGGGCGATGACACCCATGGCGTGGCAGCCTTTCGGATCGACCCGCGCGACGGCACCCTGGCGCCCTTCGGCCCGCCGGTGCCGCTGGGCAACCGTCCGATCCATGTGACGCTGGACCCGCAGGGCCATTGGCTGCTCCTGACCTGCAACAGCCCCGCCCAGGTGGTCGTGCACCGCCTGCAACCGGACGGCGCCATCGGTCCTGCGGTGGTTCAGGGGGCCGACCTGCGCCTGGGGTCTTATCCGCATCAGGCCCGGGTGCTGCCCGGGGGTGGGCAGGTGGTCGTGAGCTGCCGGGGCAGCGATGCCACGGCGGACCGCCCCGCAGACCCGGGTGCGCTGGTGCTGCTGGATCTCGCGGACGGGCGCCTGACCTGGCGGCAGGCTGTCACGGAAGGCGATGGGCTGCTGTTCGGCCCCCGGCACGTGGACCTGCACCCCACCCGGCCCTGGATGTATGTGTCGCTGGAGCGGGGCAACCGCCTGCTGGCTTATGGGCCGGGCGCCCCCGCCGCCTTTGCCGCCGCTGACACCGTGCCGGATGGGGCAGGGCGGCTGGCGCCCGAGCAATACGCGGGGGCGGTGCATCTCCACCCCGGTGGCCGGCATGTCTATGTCGCCAACCGCTCGGACGGCACCGTGCCATTCCAGGGCACCATGGTGCATGGCGAGGGACAGAACAGCATTGCCTGCTTCGCCATCGATCCGGATACCGGCGTGCCCGGCCTGCGGGAGGTGGTCGATACGCGTGGCATCCATTGCCGCAGCTTCGCGATCCATCCGGGCGGCGGCATGCTGGTGGCCGGCAGCGTCGCGCCCTTGGCGGTGCGACGGGACAATGCCGTCCAGGCGGTCGCGGCGGGGCTTTCCGTTTTCGCGGTGTCGGGCGAAGGCTGCCTGAGCTTTCAGCGCAAATATGACACCGCGCCAGAGGCCGGGGCGGTGTTCTGGTGCGGCTTCCGGCCCACGGAATGATCCACCGCGCAAAACAGAAAAAGGCCTCACTGGGAGTGAGGCCTCTGCTGAGCGCAATGGCTGGGGAACCTGGATTCGAACCAAGACTGCCCGAGTCAGAGTCGGGAGTTCTACCGTTAAACTATTCCCCAACGGCGCGGACGGGCAGATAGCAGCGGGTCGGGGTGGACGCAAGCCACCCGGCGCACCATTTCTTCGCTGACGGCAAAATCACTTGCCCCATGGCTCTCCAGGCCGGATCATTGCACCCCCCGGTTCCATGCATGGCGTTCCATCGCTTGGTACTCCGGATCAAACGACCATGTCAGAACCCTCAGCACCCAGCGCCTGTTCCGCATTCCCCCTGTATCAGCCACCCCTGGTGGCAGGCGTTCCTGCGGGTGCCTTCGCGGCCATAGACCTCGGCACCAACAATTGCCGCCTCCTGGTCGGCACCCCCACCGCGTCCGGCACCATCAAGGTCGTGGACAGCTACAGCCGCGTGGTCCGGCTCGGGGAAGGGCTGGGCGCCAGTGGCCGACTGTCTGTGGATGCGATGGAACGCGCCGGCCAGGCCTTGCAGGCCTGCGCGCAGAAGCTGTCCCGCCGGCCGCTGCGCCGCATCCTCGCCGTCGCGACCGAGGCCTGCCGGCAGGCGGCGAACGGCGCGGAATTCATTGCCCGGGCGCGGGATATCACCGGTCTGCCGCTGCGCATCATCCCCGCGCGCGAGGAAGCCGAACTGGCCATGGAATCTTGCGTGCCGCTGCTCGGGCCACAGGACCGGCGCGCGCTGTTGTTCGACATCGGCGGCGGCAGCACCGAGATCGCCTGGATCCGCGGCGACAACGGGCAGGCCTCGCTGATCGGCTATGTTTCGCTGCCGCTGGGCGTGGTCACTCTGGCGGAACGCGCCAACCTGTGCTGCTTCACGCCGGAAGGCTTCGACACCGTGGTGAACGAGGTGGCCGAGGCACTGACCCGCTTCGACCGGGTGCATTGCATCGGCCAGGAAATGCGGGCGGGCGGCGTGCGGCTGATGGGCACCAGCGGCACCGTCACCACCCTGGCGGGCGTCGCGCTGGCCTTGCCGCGGTATTCGCGGCCTATGGTGGATGGCCGGATCCTGGATTGCGCCGATGCCGACCAGGCATTGCGCGATCTGTTCATGCTCGGCCGTGAGGGGCTGCGCCTGCACCCCTGCGTGGGCCCGGAGCGGGCGGACTTCGTGTTGCCGGGTTGCGCCATCTACGCCGCCATCCGCCGGGTCTGGCCGTCCTCCTGCGTCACGGTGGCCGATCGCGGGCTGCGCGAAGGCATGCTGCAGCGTATGATGCGGGAAGAAAGCACCCGTGCGCGGCGCCCGCCGGCGCCCGCGCGCCACGCCAGCCAGCCATATTCCTGAGGTATTCCTGTCTTGAAGCCGCCGATCGAGGGCGGGCGTGGCCTGTCCACCCGCCTGCGCACCGCCAAGGGACGCACCACCGCCAGCCAGAAGTGGCTGGAGCGGCAGCTGAACGATCCCTACGTCCGCGCGGCGCGGGCGGCCGGGTGGCGATCGCGTGCCGCCTTCAAGATTATCGAGCTGGACGAGAAGTATTCGCTGTTCAAACCCGGACAGCGGGTGGTCGATCTCGGCGCCGCGCCGGGCGGCTGGACCCAGGTGGCGGTGCAACGCGTGGGCGGGGCGGGCAAGGTCGTCGGGCTCGACCTCCTGCCCATGGATGAGATCGTCGGCGCCACGCTGCTGCAGGGCGATTTCGAGGACGTGGCGGTGGAGCAGGAGGTCCTGCGCGTGCTGGACGGCCCAGCGGACCTTGTGCTGTCCGACATGGCGCCCAACACCACCGGGCACAACGCCACGGACCACCTGCGCATCCTCGGGCTGATCGACCTGGCGCTGGACTTCGCGTCCAAGGTGCTGGTGCCGGGCGGCGGCTTTGTCGCCAAGGCTTTCCAGGGCGGCACGGAGCGCGACCTGCTGAACCGCATGAAGCGCGACTTCGCTTCCGTGAAGCACGCCAAGCCGCCGGCCAGCCGCAAGGGCAGCGCGGAGATGTACGTGGTGGCGCAGGGGTTCCGCGGCGGAAGCAGGTGAGCCACGCGCGGGTGGCAGAAGCCTGGCGCTTGCCCAAGGCGGGGTATCGGGGGTAGGACGCACCGCCAAGGCAGCGGAACGCGCCGCGAAAGGTTTCCCGCCATGGCAAATGATTCTCTCCCCCCGCAGCGCCCCCAGGGGCATTCCATCATCGCCGAGGCCTATGCCTTCGACGACGTGCTGCTGGTCCCCGCCTATTCCACCGTGCTGCCGGCCCAGGCCGACGTGCGGACGCGCTTCACGCGCGAGATCTCCCTGAACATCCCGCTGGTTGCCGCCGCGATGGACACGGTCTCCGAAGGGCCGATGGCCATCGCCATGGCGCAGGCCGGCGGCATCGCGGTGATCCACAAGAACCTGGGCGCCGAGCAGCAGGCCGCCGCCGTGCGCCAGGTCAAGAAGTTCGAAAGCGGCATGGTGGTGAACCCCGTCACCATCCACCCCGACCAGACGCTGGCCGAGGCGCAGGCGCTGATGGCCGCGCATCGCATCAGCGGCATTCCCGTGGTGGAGCGCGACAGCAAGCGGCTGGTCGGCATCCTGACCTACCGCGACGTGCGCTTCGCGACCGACCCCAACGTGCGCGTTTATGAGCTGATGACGCGGGAAAACCTCGTCACCGTCACCAGCGACGTGTCCCCCGCCAAGGCCCGCGAGCTGCTGCACAAGCACCGCATCGAGAAGCTGCTGGTGGTGGACGACCAGTACCGCTGCATCGGGCTGATCACCGTCAAGGACATGGACAAGGCGACGGCCAACCCGAACGCCGCCAAGGATTCCATGGGCCGGCTGCGCGCCGCCGCCGCCACCGGCACGGGCGAGGACGGCATCCGCCGCGCCGAGCTGCTGATCGAGGCCGAGGTGGACGTGGTGGTGGTCGACACCGCCCACGGCCATTCGGCCGGTGTCATGAAGGTGATCGAGCGGGTCAAGCGCCTGTCCAACACCGTGCAGGTGATCGCCGGCAACGTGGCCACGCCGGAAGCGGTGCGGGCCCTGGCCGAGGCGGGCGCGGACGCGGTGAAGGTCGGCATCGGTCCCGGCTCCATCTGCACCACGCGCATTGTCGCCGGTGTCGGCGTGCCGCAGCTCACGGCGGTGATGGAATGCTCGGCCGCGGCGCATGAGGCCGGCGTGCCGGCCATCGCCGACGGCGGCATCCGCTCTTCCGGCGATCTCGCCAAGGCCATCGCGGCGGGCGCCGACTGCGCCATGATGGGCAGCATGTTCGCCGGCACGGATGAGGCGCCGGGCGAGGTATTCCTGTACCAGGGCCGTTCCTACAAGGCGTATCGCGGCATGGGCTCGATCGGCGCCATGGCGCGGGGCTCGGCCGACCGCTACTTCCAGGCCGAGGTGCAGGACCAACTCAAGCTGGTGCCGGAAGGGATCGAGGGCCGTGTTGGCTATAAGGGTCCGGTCGGCAACGTCATCCACCAGATGGTGGGCGGGCTGAAGTCGGCCATGGGCTACACCGGCAACGCCACCATCCCGGACATGCAGCGCAACTGCACCTTCCGCCGTATCACCGGCGCCGGGCTGCGCGAGTCGCATGTGCACGACGTGGCCATCACGCGCGAAGCACCGAACTACCGCCAGGAAGGCTGAGCAGACCTTGACCCCATCCGCCCGCATCGCCGCCGTCATCGCCCTGGTGGCGGATGTCGATGCCACGCCGCGCCGCCCGGCCGATGCCACGGCCAACGACTTCTTCCGGGGCCGCCGCTACATCGGCAGCGGTGATCGGCGCGCGGTGGCGGAGCGGGCCTGGGGCGTGCTGCGCCAGCGGCTGCGCCTGAACTGGCACCTGCAGCAGGTCGGCCTGCCGCTGGAGCCGCGCCACCTGGTGATGGCGCATCTGGTGCTGGCCGAGGGCTGGACGCTGGACGGCGTGGACCAGGGCTATGCCGGCGGGCGCTTCAATCCGCCGCCGCTGGACCCGGGCGAGCGCCGCGCGGTGGCGGCGCTGGCCGGCCGCCAGCTTGCCTCCTCCGACATGCCGGAGGCGATCCGGCTGAACCTGCCGGACTGGGCGCTGGAACCGTTCCGCATCCGCTTCGGCACCGAACTGGCGGCCGAGGCGGAGGCGATGGACAGCGCCGCGCCGCTGGACCTGCGCGCCAACCTGCTGCGCACCACGCGCGAGGGCGCCGCCGCCGCCCTGGCGGCCGAGGGCATCCCGACCGAGGTGACCCCCTGGTCGCCCTGGGGCCTGCGCATGCCCGACCGGCGTCCGATCCTGGCCAGCAAGGCCTTCGCGGATGGGCTGGTGGAGATCCAGGACGAGGGCAGCCAACTGATCGCGTTGCTGACCGGCGCCAAGCCCGGCATGCGGGTGGCGGATTACTGCGCCGGCGCGGCGGGCAAGACGCTGGCCGTCGCCGCCACCATGGGCAACAAGGGCCGCATCGTCGCCTGCGACGTTTCGAACACCCGGTTGGAAGGCGCCGTGAAGCGCCTGCGCCGCGCCGGGGTGGACAACGCCGAGCGGCACCTGCTGGAGCCGGGAGATCGTTGGGTGAAGCGCCGCGCCGGGCAGTTCGACCGCGTGCTGGTGGATGCGCCCTGCACCGGGACCGGCACGTGGCGGCGCAATCCGGATGCCCGGCTGCGCACCACGCCGCGCGACGTGCGGGAGCTGGCGGACAAGCAGCGCGAGATCCTGGACACCACCGCGCCGCTGGTGGGCAAGGGGGGACGGCTGATCTACGCGACCTGCTCCCTGCTGCCGGAAGAAAACGTGGCCCAGGTGGACAATTTTTTGGTCCGGCACCCGGAATTCGAGACGGTGCCCTTTCTTCAGGCGTGGCAGGAGGCGACCGATTCCCCGCCGCCGCCCGTGGAAGGCAATTGGATGCAGTTGTCGCCGCATCGGCACGGCACGGATGGTTTCTTCGCAGCCGTGTTGCAACGTCGCGCCTGAGTCCAAAAAAGCGTGATGGGTGCGCCACATCTGTGGCGCATTTGTCACTGTGCCCCGGCACTTGCTGCTGCGACCCCACCAGGGGCCACGGCGTGGTTGACGCTTAGGGTCCTTGCCGGTTTTCTTTGCATCTAGAGTGGGTTGCGAGGATTTTCTGGCATGGGCCGCGACCGGTCATGAATACGATTACGCGGGCGCAGCTCGCCGAGGCGATTTACGCCCAGGTCGGACTCTCCCGCAACGAGAGTGCCGAGTTGCTGGAGGACGTGCTGGAGCGAGTGTCCGCGGCCCTGGAAGCAGGGCGGGCGGTCAAGATTTCCGCGTTCGGGACGTTCACCGTGCGGCAGAAAGGCCTTCGTGTCGGCCGCAATCCGAAGACCGGGGTGGAGGTGCCGATCATGCCCCGCCGCGTTCTGTCTTTCCGGCCCAGCCAGGTATTGAAGGCACGCCTGAACGGCGAAGCGGTGCCGGCCCACGATGATTGACGAGATGCTGCCCGGCGAGGAGATCGAGCCTACCGTCGATGCCGTCGGCCGGCCGCGCAAGGCGCCCACTGCCTTTCGCACGATCAGCGAAGTGGCCGAGGACCTGAACATCCCGCAGCACGTGCTGCGGTTCTGGGAAACCAAGTTTCCCCAGTTGAAGCCGCTGAAGCGTGGCGGCGGCCGGCGCTATTACCGGCCCGAGGACATCGCGCTGCTGCGCCGGATCGGCGACCTTCTCTACACCCAGGGCTACACCATCAAGGGCGTGCAGCGCCTGTTGCGCGAAGGTGGTCTGGACGCCGCCGAGGCGCAGGAAGCCGAGTCGGACACCGCGAACCAGGATATCGCGCCGGAGCCGCCGACGGAGCCCGGCCGCGCCGCGCTGTTGGCCGCGCTGGCCGAGCTGGAGGAGCTCGCCGCCGAACTGCGCGCCCTGGCGCAGCCCGGCATCTAGAGCATTGCCTTTCCCCGTCGCGGGGGCTTGAGGATGGGGAAGGGCGGTGCTATGCCCCCGTCCATCGGAATGTGGCGCAGCCTGGTAGCGCACTTGTCTGGGGGACAAGGGGTCGTGGGTTCGAATCCCGCCATTCCGACCATCTCTCCCCCCTCCTGATATCTCTGACTGGCGACGACTTGGCCGCATGCTGCGGGGTTGCTGTCGCTTGTGCCGAACGGCAGGCTGGTCCCGACGCGTGACCGGAGAGCCGCATGCCCCTGACATCCTGGAGTCTCCGCCGGCGGGCGCTGCTGGCCTCACCACTGGCCGCCCTGCTGCCTGCCGCGCAGGGCCGGGCGGCGACCGCGCCGCTCCGGGTGTATTATTCCGACGACGTCACGCAGATCCTCACCAACCTCGCGCCCTGGCGCCCCAACCGCGAAACGCTGAACGAGGCGATGTTCGCGGCTTCGCTGGACGAGGCGGTGGATGCCGGTGCCGACCACTACGTGGTGCAGCCCGGCGTCGCGTGGCTGCCCTGGTGGAAAAGCACCATCGAGCCCGCGGATGCGCATTACCGTTGGTTCTACGAAACCTATGGCGGGCGCCCCAGTGCCTTTGGCCGCTACATGATGCAGGGCGGCGACGTGCTGGCCAGCTACCTGGCGCAAGCCCGCAAGCGCCGCGTGCCGTTGACGGCGTCCATCCGCCTGAACGACCAGCACGCGGTCTTTTTCGCGGGCGCAACGCCGGAACAATGGCGCTCCTTTCACGACGACCCGCGATACGACGCGGCGCCGCTGCGCGGGCTGGAATCGATACCCCGCGCGCAGTTCGAGCATCCCGAATGGCGCATCGATCCGTCGCCGCCCGACTACACCAATCGCCGCGCCTGGCGGGGGCGGTTGTGGAACTGGGCGGTGCCCGCGGTGGTCGAGTACCGTGCCGCCATCCTGGAGGAACTGGTCCGCACCTATCCGATCGACGGGCTGGAGCTGGACTACATGCGCTTTCCGCTGTTCTTCCGCGACGATGCACCGCGGGCGCAGCGCGCGGCCGTGATGCAGGCGTTCCTGGCGCGCATCCGTGCCGCGCTGGACCGGCACGGCCGGCCGCAAAGCGGCGCCCCGCGGGCGGCCCTGGCGCTGCGCCTGCCGCTACGGCTGGCCGGCTGGGCCGATCTCGGGCTGTCGCCCGACATGCTGCGGCGCGTGGGCGTGGACCGGGTCACCTTGTCCGCCCATACCTTCACCAGCCAGGACCTCGACTTCGCCGCCACCCGGCAGGCGCTGGACGGGTTGCAGGTAACGCTGGAACTGGGCCAGGGCAAGCACGTGCGGCTGAACGGCCTGCGCCCGCGCGAGCAGCGCGCACCGGACGAAGAGCCGATGCTGCTGTGCCAGCCGGATGACTTTCTCAGCACCGCCCGGCTGGCGGCGGAACACGGCATGGCCGGCGTGTCGTTCTTCAACTTCGTATACTACCGGCAAAATGCCGCTCTGCCCGCCGCCTTCCGCACGGACCGCGAGCCGCCCTGGCCGGTGGTGCGGCAGGTCAAGCAGCCGGCGGCGGCGCCCCAGAGATACGGCTCCTGGTTTCTCGCGGTGGCCTATGCCGATGGCATTCCCGAGCAGTCCCTGCCGCAGGACCTGCGCGCGGATACCGCGAGCGTGCCGTTGCGAATGAACGTCGGTGCCGCCCCCGGTTCGCGCGGCGCG includes the following:
- a CDS encoding RsmB/NOP family class I SAM-dependent RNA methyltransferase, producing the protein MTPSARIAAVIALVADVDATPRRPADATANDFFRGRRYIGSGDRRAVAERAWGVLRQRLRLNWHLQQVGLPLEPRHLVMAHLVLAEGWTLDGVDQGYAGGRFNPPPLDPGERRAVAALAGRQLASSDMPEAIRLNLPDWALEPFRIRFGTELAAEAEAMDSAAPLDLRANLLRTTREGAAAALAAEGIPTEVTPWSPWGLRMPDRRPILASKAFADGLVEIQDEGSQLIALLTGAKPGMRVADYCAGAAGKTLAVAATMGNKGRIVACDVSNTRLEGAVKRLRRAGVDNAERHLLEPGDRWVKRRAGQFDRVLVDAPCTGTGTWRRNPDARLRTTPRDVRELADKQREILDTTAPLVGKGGRLIYATCSLLPEENVAQVDNFLVRHPEFETVPFLQAWQEATDSPPPPVEGNWMQLSPHRHGTDGFFAAVLQRRA
- a CDS encoding RlmE family RNA methyltransferase; the encoded protein is MKPPIEGGRGLSTRLRTAKGRTTASQKWLERQLNDPYVRAARAAGWRSRAAFKIIELDEKYSLFKPGQRVVDLGAAPGGWTQVAVQRVGGAGKVVGLDLLPMDEIVGATLLQGDFEDVAVEQEVLRVLDGPADLVLSDMAPNTTGHNATDHLRILGLIDLALDFASKVLVPGGGFVAKAFQGGTERDLLNRMKRDFASVKHAKPPASRKGSAEMYVVAQGFRGGSR
- a CDS encoding Ppx/GppA phosphatase family protein, encoding MAGVPAGAFAAIDLGTNNCRLLVGTPTASGTIKVVDSYSRVVRLGEGLGASGRLSVDAMERAGQALQACAQKLSRRPLRRILAVATEACRQAANGAEFIARARDITGLPLRIIPAREEAELAMESCVPLLGPQDRRALLFDIGGGSTEIAWIRGDNGQASLIGYVSLPLGVVTLAERANLCCFTPEGFDTVVNEVAEALTRFDRVHCIGQEMRAGGVRLMGTSGTVTTLAGVALALPRYSRPMVDGRILDCADADQALRDLFMLGREGLRLHPCVGPERADFVLPGCAIYAAIRRVWPSSCVTVADRGLREGMLQRMMREESTRARRPPAPARHASQPYS
- a CDS encoding lactonase family protein codes for the protein MSDQGDVPALLYVAIGPRLVPHVADAAAMVLEALPGVSLPAAVQYAWFHPRLPLLYAAYSNRAVPGGDDTHGVAAFRIDPRDGTLAPFGPPVPLGNRPIHVTLDPQGHWLLLTCNSPAQVVVHRLQPDGAIGPAVVQGADLRLGSYPHQARVLPGGGQVVVSCRGSDATADRPADPGALVLLDLADGRLTWRQAVTEGDGLLFGPRHVDLHPTRPWMYVSLERGNRLLAYGPGAPAAFAAADTVPDGAGRLAPEQYAGAVHLHPGGRHVYVANRSDGTVPFQGTMVHGEGQNSIACFAIDPDTGVPGLREVVDTRGIHCRSFAIHPGGGMLVAGSVAPLAVRRDNAVQAVAAGLSVFAVSGEGCLSFQRKYDTAPEAGAVFWCGFRPTE
- a CDS encoding mandelate racemase/muconate lactonizing enzyme family protein yields the protein MKIERLRAFMTRDKDRPRVLLAIDTDQGITGWGECYNHGPDRALLPLLEYYATFLAGRDPRRVEYLTHYLMQQSRFPPGALGLAAISAIDHCLWDISAKALGVPVYMLLGGAVRDRVRVYAGVYTAPDPIQARDEMDALQGGWGFDAFKLSPYRIDMHANRWGEVVRTSAEYFRMLRETVDSRYDIAFDAHAKIFEPRQAAQLGNALAPYDPLFFEEPIRPENFDAWGQLHSELHCTLATGESYFSRHEFLRLLQVRGCDIVQPDVCVVGGISEMRRIATLAEAHFVSIAPHNPMGPLATAVNLHFSAACTNFRILEYRLPNGANYVFEGGGSAAPIKTPQGEARYVLDPYLPKAGYLELRPDRPGWGVEIDEDWLKTDRYIHWERKVTTKPDGSTAYV
- a CDS encoding MerR family transcriptional regulator; protein product: MIDEMLPGEEIEPTVDAVGRPRKAPTAFRTISEVAEDLNIPQHVLRFWETKFPQLKPLKRGGGRRYYRPEDIALLRRIGDLLYTQGYTIKGVQRLLREGGLDAAEAQEAESDTANQDIAPEPPTEPGRAALLAALAELEELAAELRALAQPGI
- the guaB gene encoding IMP dehydrogenase, whose protein sequence is MANDSLPPQRPQGHSIIAEAYAFDDVLLVPAYSTVLPAQADVRTRFTREISLNIPLVAAAMDTVSEGPMAIAMAQAGGIAVIHKNLGAEQQAAAVRQVKKFESGMVVNPVTIHPDQTLAEAQALMAAHRISGIPVVERDSKRLVGILTYRDVRFATDPNVRVYELMTRENLVTVTSDVSPAKARELLHKHRIEKLLVVDDQYRCIGLITVKDMDKATANPNAAKDSMGRLRAAAATGTGEDGIRRAELLIEAEVDVVVVDTAHGHSAGVMKVIERVKRLSNTVQVIAGNVATPEAVRALAEAGADAVKVGIGPGSICTTRIVAGVGVPQLTAVMECSAAAHEAGVPAIADGGIRSSGDLAKAIAAGADCAMMGSMFAGTDEAPGEVFLYQGRSYKAYRGMGSIGAMARGSADRYFQAEVQDQLKLVPEGIEGRVGYKGPVGNVIHQMVGGLKSAMGYTGNATIPDMQRNCTFRRITGAGLRESHVHDVAITREAPNYRQEG
- a CDS encoding integration host factor subunit alpha — protein: MNTITRAQLAEAIYAQVGLSRNESAELLEDVLERVSAALEAGRAVKISAFGTFTVRQKGLRVGRNPKTGVEVPIMPRRVLSFRPSQVLKARLNGEAVPAHDD